From a region of the Corallococcus coralloides DSM 2259 genome:
- a CDS encoding IS701 family transposase — protein sequence MATEVQAPEVRLVGRLVTELEAVGAWLQPHFRRREAHATAVEYVKALLGRAQRKNVWGLSEDAGHRAPYAFQHLLLRAKWDADAVRDDVLEYARRALGEGGILAVDETGFLKKGEKSVGVARQYTGTAGKVENAQVGVFLSYATPRGHALVDRELYLPEPWTQDSARRQAGGIPDEVGFESKPALAQGMLQRALGAGLKPAWVVGDEVYGRDTTLRRFLEDLHQPYVLAVASNTHVWRGFYQVKPGDMVQEVPPDAWVRLSAGAGTKGPRLYDWARMRLNQHLGLSRWLLFRRSLADGKVAFYIAHARRNASLASLVQAAGSRWAVEEDFESAKGEVGLADYEVRTWTAWHRHMTLCLVAHVFLASARAMANLPPEEKLPPKALGLPVRRSPMRAFLARRGLH from the coding sequence TTGGCCACAGAAGTGCAGGCACCGGAAGTCCGGCTGGTTGGCCGTCTCGTGACGGAGCTGGAGGCGGTAGGCGCTTGGTTGCAGCCGCACTTTCGCAGGCGCGAGGCGCACGCCACCGCAGTCGAGTACGTGAAGGCCCTGCTGGGGCGTGCGCAGCGCAAGAATGTGTGGGGCCTTTCGGAGGATGCGGGGCATCGAGCGCCCTATGCCTTCCAGCACCTGCTGCTGCGTGCGAAGTGGGACGCGGATGCGGTGCGCGACGACGTGCTGGAGTACGCACGCCGGGCGCTGGGTGAAGGGGGCATCCTGGCGGTGGACGAGACAGGCTTTCTGAAGAAGGGAGAGAAATCCGTGGGAGTGGCACGCCAGTACACGGGCACCGCGGGCAAGGTGGAGAACGCGCAGGTGGGCGTCTTCCTCTCGTACGCGACGCCACGTGGGCATGCGCTGGTGGACCGGGAGTTGTACCTACCGGAGCCGTGGACGCAGGACAGTGCTCGTCGCCAGGCAGGAGGCATTCCGGACGAGGTGGGCTTTGAATCGAAACCCGCCCTCGCGCAAGGCATGCTGCAACGGGCGCTGGGGGCGGGTCTGAAGCCCGCATGGGTGGTGGGGGACGAAGTCTACGGACGCGACACCACGCTGCGCCGCTTCCTCGAAGACTTGCACCAGCCCTACGTGCTGGCGGTGGCCTCCAACACGCACGTCTGGCGCGGCTTCTACCAGGTGAAGCCGGGGGACATGGTGCAGGAAGTCCCGCCGGACGCGTGGGTGCGTCTGTCCGCCGGCGCGGGCACCAAGGGCCCACGCCTCTACGACTGGGCACGCATGCGACTCAACCAGCACCTGGGCCTGTCGCGATGGCTGCTGTTTCGTCGAAGCCTCGCGGACGGCAAAGTGGCCTTCTACATCGCCCATGCCCGACGCAATGCCTCGCTGGCGTCGCTGGTGCAGGCGGCGGGCAGTCGGTGGGCCGTGGAGGAGGACTTCGAGTCCGCCAAGGGCGAAGTGGGCTTGGCCGACTACGAAGTGCGCACCTGGACGGCCTGGCACCGGCACATGACGCTGTGCCTGGTAGCCCACGTCTTCCTTGCCTCAGCTCGTGCCATGGCCAATCTCCCACCCGAGGAGAAGCTGCCCCCAAAAGCCCTCGGCCTGCCGGTACGAAGAAGTCCCATGCGTGCATTTCTCGCCCGGCGTGGCCTTCACTGA
- a CDS encoding anti-sigma factor family protein: protein MMSACPEPSVWPQLVDRQLSEEEAQALRAHARDCARCQAELRETEVLVARIAAPLEPAAPTEEAVARVMRRVHAEAAERRVRPLRARPWVGGAAAAALAAGLAVFMLRPSPGPGPGQETFTARGGPVAATLGRRVGITFHGPGTNAAPLAPDTVVPAEAGFGVRYRNLDTREPVFLLAFAQDARGEVHWLYPAHLREDANEPSVRLAPSAEARALEEVVVLEDPAPGPLRLVSIVTRAPLGVKDVESLSLEGRTPEALRRRWPEAAVESVSVVLAGAGATP from the coding sequence ATGATGTCGGCATGCCCCGAGCCGTCGGTGTGGCCGCAGCTCGTCGACCGGCAGCTCTCCGAGGAGGAAGCGCAGGCGCTGCGGGCCCATGCGCGGGACTGCGCGCGCTGCCAGGCCGAGCTGCGGGAGACGGAGGTGCTCGTCGCACGCATCGCCGCGCCGCTGGAGCCGGCCGCACCCACGGAGGAGGCGGTGGCGCGGGTGATGCGCCGGGTGCACGCGGAGGCCGCGGAGCGGCGGGTGAGGCCGCTGAGGGCCCGCCCCTGGGTGGGAGGGGCCGCGGCCGCCGCGCTCGCCGCGGGGCTGGCGGTGTTCATGCTGCGGCCCTCGCCCGGCCCGGGGCCCGGGCAGGAGACGTTTACCGCGCGAGGCGGGCCGGTGGCGGCGACGCTGGGCCGACGCGTGGGCATCACCTTCCACGGCCCAGGCACGAACGCCGCGCCGCTGGCGCCGGACACGGTGGTGCCGGCGGAGGCGGGCTTCGGGGTGCGCTACCGCAACCTGGACACGCGCGAGCCGGTGTTCCTGCTGGCCTTTGCCCAGGACGCGCGCGGCGAGGTGCACTGGCTCTACCCGGCCCACCTGCGCGAGGACGCGAATGAGCCGTCGGTGCGGCTGGCGCCGTCGGCGGAGGCGCGGGCGCTGGAGGAGGTGGTGGTGCTGGAGGACCCGGCGCCCGGGCCCTTGCGCCTCGTGTCCATCGTCACCCGCGCGCCGCTGGGGGTGAAGGACGTGGAGTCGCTTTCGCTGGAAGGTCGCACGCCCGAGGCGCTGCGGCGGCGGTGGCCGGAGGCCGCGGTGGAGTCGGTGTCCGTCGTCCTGGCGGGAGCGGGGGCCACGCCTTGA
- a CDS encoding autorepressor SdpR family transcription factor: protein MRTQEVFKAISDPTRRKVLKLLQGGSKSAGELAEAFDITKGSLSHHFNVLKAADLVRCERRGQQIVYSLNTTVFEDVAAVLLDLFKVEKGNGERS from the coding sequence ATGAGAACGCAGGAGGTCTTCAAGGCAATTTCCGACCCGACCCGGCGCAAGGTGCTCAAGCTCCTGCAGGGCGGCTCGAAGTCAGCGGGAGAGCTCGCTGAGGCGTTCGACATCACCAAGGGGTCGCTGTCGCATCACTTCAACGTGCTCAAAGCCGCGGACCTGGTGCGCTGTGAGCGCCGAGGGCAGCAAATCGTCTACTCCCTCAATACGACCGTGTTCGAGGACGTAGCGGCAGTCCTTCTTGATCTCTTCAAGGTCGAAAAGGGGAATGGAGAGCGGTCATGA
- a CDS encoding outer membrane protein assembly factor BamE: protein MYRKNVLSAVFALGLLTAMSAQAEVLYAQANFLLNKNQLSAVNYRGKGVAIPVGAKVAVIERDNDEVRCKVIDSGAEFRFVTHRSLGKPINVLFAGFFAEQDPAPRIAALTPEEQKQVLAGELARGMSREAVLLTAGPPPPHRTPSLQGTRWTYWASKFSTFEVEFGPDGKVVRVGDEPAAAPAPAPVVEKTYYHATANFHFEDGTVSWVNYLKGPIIPFNAKVEVLDKGSSSVKFKVVDTGAELEFTNDSRSGSETWKLFQASFAPEDQAAKLEALSADDRKKVSASEVEPGMSREAVRMAWGPPPAHETPTFHSSTWTYWKSKTSKVRVKFGKDDKVAAIE, encoded by the coding sequence GTGTATCGAAAGAATGTCCTCAGCGCCGTGTTCGCGCTGGGGTTGCTGACGGCGATGAGTGCCCAGGCCGAGGTGCTGTACGCCCAGGCCAACTTCCTGCTCAACAAGAACCAGCTCTCCGCGGTGAACTACCGCGGCAAGGGCGTGGCCATCCCCGTGGGGGCGAAGGTCGCGGTCATCGAGCGGGACAACGACGAGGTCCGCTGCAAGGTCATCGACTCGGGCGCCGAGTTCCGGTTCGTGACGCACCGGAGCCTGGGCAAGCCCATCAACGTGCTGTTCGCCGGCTTCTTCGCCGAGCAGGACCCGGCCCCGCGCATCGCCGCGCTGACGCCCGAGGAGCAGAAGCAGGTCCTCGCCGGAGAGCTGGCCCGGGGCATGTCGCGCGAGGCCGTGCTGCTGACGGCCGGTCCGCCGCCGCCGCACCGCACGCCGTCGCTCCAGGGCACCCGCTGGACGTACTGGGCTTCGAAGTTCTCCACGTTCGAGGTCGAGTTCGGCCCGGATGGCAAGGTCGTGCGGGTGGGCGACGAGCCCGCGGCCGCCCCGGCCCCCGCGCCCGTGGTGGAGAAGACCTACTACCACGCGACCGCGAACTTCCATTTCGAGGACGGCACCGTGTCCTGGGTGAACTACCTCAAGGGCCCCATCATCCCCTTCAACGCGAAGGTGGAGGTGCTGGACAAGGGCTCGTCCTCCGTGAAGTTCAAGGTCGTGGACACGGGCGCGGAGCTCGAGTTCACGAACGACTCGCGCTCGGGTTCGGAGACCTGGAAGCTGTTCCAGGCCTCGTTCGCGCCGGAGGACCAGGCCGCGAAGCTGGAGGCGCTGTCGGCCGATGACCGCAAGAAGGTCTCCGCGTCGGAAGTGGAGCCCGGCATGAGCCGCGAGGCCGTGCGCATGGCCTGGGGCCCGCCGCCCGCGCATGAGACGCCGACGTTCCACTCCAGCACCTGGACCTACTGGAAGTCGAAGACGTCCAAGGTGCGGGTGAAGTTCGGCAAGGACGACAAGGTCGCCGCCATCGAGTAG
- a CDS encoding IS5 family transposase (programmed frameshift), with amino-acid sequence MVRELVPDAFWQRVAPLLPPPRPKKKLGRPRADDRAALEAIVFVLRSGIPWEMLPRKQFGLSGMTAWRRLEEWTRAGVWEKLQERLLDELGLRGKVDFSRAAIDSSSVRASKRGPFTGPSPTDRAKAGSKHHLLVEANGLPLTESVTAANVHDTHELFPLVDSVPAVRMPSGQRRLRPGKLHGDKAYASRKNRRGLRLRGIAARIARPGVESKERLGRYRWVVERTLAWKNQLRRLRVRDERRDDVHFGFLVLGCCVMLLRRLCPDIC; translated from the exons ATGGTCCGTGAACTCGTCCCCGACGCATTCTGGCAGCGCGTGGCGCCCCTGCTGCCTCCGCCTCGGCCGAAGAAGAAGCTGGGTCGCCCTCGTGCGGACGACCGGGCTGCGCTGGAGGCCATCGTCTTCGTGTTGAGGAGCGGTATCCCGTGGGAGATGCTGCCTCGCAAGCAGTTCGGCCTGTCGGGCATGACGGCCTGGCGCAGGCTGGAGGAATGGACCCGCGCGGGCGTGTGGGAAAAGCTCCAGGAGCGGCTGCTGGATGAACTGGGGCTGCGTGGCAAGGTGGACTTCTCGCGCGCCGCCATCGACTCCTCGTCCGTGCGGGCGTCAAAAAGGGGGCCCT TCACGGGCCCAAGCCCGACGGATAGAGCGAAGGCGGGTAGCAAGCATCATCTTCTCGTAGAGGCCAACGGCCTGCCCCTCACGGAGTCCGTGACGGCCGCCAACGTCCACGACACGCACGAACTCTTCCCGCTCGTCGACTCCGTGCCCGCGGTGCGGATGCCCTCGGGCCAGCGGCGCCTGCGGCCTGGGAAGCTCCACGGCGACAAGGCCTACGCCTCCAGGAAGAACCGACGTGGGCTCCGCCTACGTGGCATCGCCGCTCGCATTGCGCGCCCGGGTGTCGAGTCCAAGGAGCGGCTTGGACGTTATCGCTGGGTCGTGGAGCGCACGCTGGCTTGGAAGAACCAGCTCCGCAGACTTCGAGTCCGCGATGAACGCAGGGACGACGTCCACTTCGGATTCCTCGTCCTTGGCTGCTGCGTCATGCTCCTGCGGCGCCTCTGTCCTGACATTTGTTAG
- a CDS encoding SdpI family protein, with product MSISRANVLSLGFVVVAFGMAVMLYGQLPESIPTHWNAEGVVDGYTPKPWGPFVLPLVMAAMYLVLVAVPRISPRGYRVERFQGVFEGIQAALVAFLFLLNALVLLAGIGVSVPMARVVPAGVGLLFMVLGNYMGKFTKNFFCGIRTPWTLASDEVWLRTHRLGGRLFVLAGLVVLVSGLLGGGPVPVLAAVAVAAVTPVLYSYFLYRRIEGDRHGPTDGRGTQGV from the coding sequence ATGAGCATCAGCCGAGCCAACGTGCTGAGTCTGGGATTCGTCGTCGTGGCGTTCGGGATGGCCGTCATGCTCTACGGCCAGTTGCCGGAGTCGATCCCCACGCATTGGAATGCCGAGGGGGTGGTGGATGGATACACGCCCAAGCCCTGGGGACCCTTCGTCCTGCCGCTGGTGATGGCGGCCATGTACCTGGTCCTGGTGGCCGTGCCGCGGATTTCGCCCAGGGGCTACCGCGTGGAGCGATTCCAGGGCGTCTTCGAGGGCATCCAGGCGGCGCTGGTCGCGTTCCTGTTCCTGCTCAACGCCCTGGTCCTGCTCGCGGGCATCGGTGTGTCCGTGCCGATGGCGCGCGTGGTTCCCGCGGGCGTGGGCCTGCTCTTCATGGTCCTGGGCAACTACATGGGGAAGTTCACGAAGAACTTCTTCTGTGGAATCCGGACGCCCTGGACGCTCGCGAGCGACGAGGTCTGGCTGCGCACGCATCGCCTGGGAGGAAGGCTCTTCGTCCTCGCGGGACTCGTCGTCCTCGTCTCGGGGCTTCTTGGCGGGGGGCCGGTCCCCGTGCTCGCGGCGGTCGCCGTCGCGGCGGTGACCCCCGTGCTCTATTCGTACTTCCTCTATCGCCGCATCGAGGGGGACCGGCACGGGCCGACGGACGGCCGCGGGACTCAGGGGGTGTAG
- a CDS encoding Kelch repeat-containing protein — translation MTRRTTQSWACLAVVLLTVAAGCGGPQEQAAGTGEVHLLARALSSSDVASVVVVVTAADMPTRTASLVKTNGQWSGILGNLPAGTLRTFTAEAFNSSGTKLYAGTATHVTILAQQTTAVSITLQEVNPAAPFENAAPRIVSLSAAPGTVEPGGTVSLQAAASDANPSDTLTYSWSAPSGSFAQAGSLSTTWTAPASAATVPLTLTVTDSKGAQGKVTFNVNVTTGKGDATVNASINTWPQVDNISASVTALEVNESTTVSATASDSDGDSLAYHWAASCPGTWTDAHSATAQFTATAQPSSSACNNCTLTVTVTDSRDGQPVGGQTTGTFSLCVGPRKTATFPPDITETFQSATSTSAHGTVTFRLNAVDPQGSALAFSWTASAGTPGTPTSSANTSEVAWTAPACVPAAPPTITATVTNALGGVSTHSFTVTGLPACVNSGWVSTAAMLGARYGHTTTLLPGGKVLVAGGQSNAILRTTEVYDLTSGTWSAGASMASNRTQYAAALLNGKALVLGGISSGGAVLAATELYDPASGSWSAAAAMISARARQTVTRLPDGRLLVTGGYNANGALATAELYSSATGTWTAARSMASPRENHTATLLDNGKVLVTGGINGSTHLATTELYDPGSNTWSTAGSMASARGEHTATLLNNGKVLVTGGLNGSTPLASVELYDPATNTWSAASSMISSRYQHTATRLDSGKVLVVGGFNGGNIAAAELYDPASGAWSATQPMASSRRIYTATLLPDGRVFVVGGFNGNPLTTAELYTP, via the coding sequence ATGACACGAAGAACAACGCAGTCATGGGCGTGCCTCGCGGTTGTCCTCCTCACGGTCGCGGCGGGGTGTGGTGGCCCCCAGGAGCAAGCGGCGGGTACGGGTGAGGTGCACCTGCTTGCGCGGGCTCTCTCCTCGTCCGATGTCGCCTCCGTGGTGGTGGTGGTCACCGCGGCGGACATGCCCACCCGCACCGCGAGCCTCGTGAAGACGAATGGCCAGTGGAGCGGCATCCTCGGCAACCTGCCCGCGGGCACGCTGCGCACCTTCACCGCCGAGGCCTTCAATAGCAGTGGGACGAAGCTCTACGCGGGAACGGCCACCCACGTCACCATCCTCGCCCAGCAGACGACGGCGGTTTCCATCACCCTGCAGGAAGTCAATCCGGCGGCGCCTTTTGAGAATGCCGCGCCCCGGATTGTCTCGCTGTCGGCCGCGCCCGGCACCGTCGAGCCCGGGGGCACGGTGAGCCTCCAGGCGGCCGCCTCGGACGCCAACCCGAGCGACACCCTGACGTACAGTTGGAGCGCGCCCTCGGGCAGCTTCGCCCAGGCGGGCAGCCTCTCCACCACCTGGACGGCGCCCGCGTCCGCGGCCACCGTGCCTCTGACCCTGACGGTCACCGATTCAAAGGGTGCTCAGGGCAAGGTGACCTTCAACGTCAACGTCACCACCGGCAAGGGGGACGCCACCGTCAACGCTTCCATCAACACCTGGCCTCAAGTGGACAACATCTCCGCCAGCGTCACCGCCCTGGAGGTGAACGAGTCCACCACCGTCTCCGCCACGGCCTCCGACAGTGACGGGGACTCCCTTGCCTACCACTGGGCGGCCTCCTGCCCGGGCACGTGGACCGACGCCCACTCCGCCACCGCGCAGTTCACCGCCACCGCGCAACCCTCCAGCAGCGCGTGCAACAACTGCACGCTCACCGTCACCGTCACGGACTCCCGCGACGGCCAGCCCGTTGGCGGTCAGACCACGGGCACCTTCTCCCTCTGCGTGGGCCCCAGGAAGACGGCCACCTTCCCACCCGACATCACCGAAACCTTCCAGTCCGCCACCTCCACGTCGGCCCATGGCACCGTCACCTTCCGCCTCAACGCGGTGGACCCGCAGGGCAGCGCCCTGGCGTTCTCCTGGACGGCGAGCGCGGGGACTCCCGGCACGCCCACCTCCAGCGCCAACACCAGCGAGGTGGCGTGGACGGCGCCCGCGTGCGTGCCGGCGGCTCCCCCCACGATCACCGCCACGGTCACCAATGCCCTGGGCGGCGTCTCCACCCATTCCTTCACCGTGACGGGCCTTCCCGCGTGTGTGAACTCGGGGTGGGTCTCGACGGCCGCAATGCTCGGTGCTCGCTATGGCCACACGACAACGCTGCTGCCCGGTGGCAAGGTCCTGGTCGCGGGCGGGCAGAGCAATGCAATCCTCCGGACGACGGAGGTGTATGACCTCACCTCGGGCACCTGGAGTGCAGGCGCCAGCATGGCCTCCAATCGCACCCAGTACGCGGCGGCGCTGCTCAATGGCAAGGCCCTGGTCCTGGGAGGCATCTCCAGCGGGGGCGCCGTCCTCGCGGCGACCGAGCTGTACGATCCAGCCTCGGGCTCCTGGAGCGCCGCCGCCGCCATGATTTCCGCGCGTGCTCGGCAGACGGTGACCCGGCTGCCTGATGGCAGGCTGCTCGTCACGGGTGGATACAACGCCAACGGGGCTCTCGCGACGGCGGAGCTGTATTCGTCGGCCACGGGCACCTGGACCGCCGCGCGCTCCATGGCTTCTCCTCGCGAGAACCACACGGCGACGCTGCTCGACAACGGCAAGGTGCTGGTGACCGGGGGAATCAACGGCAGCACGCATCTCGCGACGACGGAGTTGTACGACCCTGGCTCGAACACCTGGAGCACCGCGGGCTCCATGGCTTCTGCTCGCGGGGAGCACACGGCGACACTGCTCAACAATGGCAAGGTGTTGGTGACGGGAGGGCTCAACGGCAGCACGCCTCTCGCATCGGTGGAGCTGTACGACCCGGCCACGAACACCTGGAGCGCCGCGAGCTCCATGATTTCGTCTCGCTACCAGCACACGGCGACGCGGCTCGACAGTGGCAAGGTGCTTGTCGTGGGAGGCTTCAACGGCGGCAACATCGCGGCGGCGGAGCTGTACGACCCGGCCTCCGGCGCCTGGAGCGCGACCCAGCCCATGGCTTCGTCCCGGCGCATCTACACGGCGACCTTGTTGCCCGATGGCAGGGTCTTCGTCGTGGGGGGATTCAACGGCAATCCCCTCACCACGGCGGAGCTCTACACCCCCTGA
- a CDS encoding LamG domain-containing protein, with protein MMTAALAVIAPVMTSEAVPNRVTNGLVGEWKSITRLALGALERAYDTSGLNQTGTVAGSKAQSWGWWDGGMNLVGDKYIQVANSPNLNFGTGSFTLTAWIRMSDTSRYNKTIIDNRGTDGRGYSFAVTEGNKLLLQMADETGWLNFVSEPYLTPNRWHHVAVSVSRTSWPVHISFYIDGYDAGLATPKMGNINNTDNPFFIGGHKDTAGYRFSDRLDEVFVFNRALPNYEIWNVLNPGRPSYTPSYWNDNSRQGQNNCYNYANNKATNTFAQPGRASGSQATVMDCSVVRQAAINDGLEPISDYPSTILNFKTGAALVVAPGYDYHWYRLDESGTWTHKPGGTRATNLDNAGRVITDPRTANRGPYTQFCGFFMLWSDIAEGYGHESIN; from the coding sequence ATGATGACCGCGGCCCTCGCGGTCATCGCGCCTGTCATGACGAGCGAGGCCGTTCCCAACCGGGTCACCAATGGCCTGGTGGGCGAATGGAAGAGCATCACCCGGTTGGCGCTCGGAGCCCTCGAGCGGGCTTACGACACGAGCGGCCTGAACCAGACCGGCACGGTCGCGGGTAGCAAGGCGCAGTCCTGGGGCTGGTGGGACGGCGGCATGAACCTGGTGGGGGACAAGTACATCCAGGTGGCCAACTCGCCGAACCTGAACTTCGGCACCGGCAGCTTCACGCTGACGGCGTGGATCCGCATGTCGGACACCAGCCGCTACAACAAGACCATCATCGACAACCGGGGCACCGACGGGCGCGGCTATTCGTTCGCGGTCACCGAAGGCAACAAGCTGCTGCTCCAGATGGCGGACGAGACAGGCTGGCTCAACTTCGTCTCGGAACCCTACCTGACGCCCAATCGCTGGCATCATGTCGCGGTGAGCGTCAGCCGCACCTCCTGGCCGGTGCACATCTCCTTCTACATCGACGGGTACGACGCAGGCCTGGCCACGCCCAAGATGGGCAACATCAACAACACGGACAACCCGTTCTTCATCGGCGGCCACAAGGACACCGCCGGGTACCGGTTCTCCGACCGGCTCGACGAGGTGTTCGTCTTCAACCGCGCCCTGCCCAACTACGAAATCTGGAACGTGCTCAACCCGGGGCGGCCCAGCTACACGCCGTCGTACTGGAACGACAACAGCCGGCAGGGGCAGAACAACTGCTACAACTACGCCAACAACAAGGCCACCAACACGTTCGCCCAGCCGGGCCGGGCCTCCGGTTCGCAGGCCACGGTCATGGACTGCTCGGTGGTGCGTCAGGCCGCCATCAATGACGGCCTGGAGCCCATCTCCGACTATCCGAGCACGATCCTGAACTTCAAGACCGGCGCCGCGCTGGTGGTGGCACCGGGCTACGACTATCACTGGTACCGGCTCGACGAGAGCGGCACCTGGACCCACAAGCCGGGCGGCACGCGCGCGACGAACCTGGACAACGCGGGTCGGGTCATCACGGATCCGCGCACCGCCAACCGCGGCCCGTACACCCAGTTCTGCGGCTTCTTCATGCTCTGGTCGGACATCGCCGAAGGCTACGGCCACGAGTCCATCAACTAG
- a CDS encoding RNA polymerase sigma factor has protein sequence MLLSAGGSTQAFEQLVRRHHPRLARYCGKSVGSTAEGDELAQETLVRVWESRREYQPRAPFVVFMLTLARNLCRNRVRDASRRGRWQAEAPDGARVENVASPASADVVDQLLEREQRRRVREALLALPEKFREVLLLRFDQELDYAEISRIVGRNESTVRSRVFHGLKKLREMVPGGSP, from the coding sequence ATGCTCCTGTCCGCCGGAGGCTCCACGCAGGCCTTCGAGCAGCTGGTGCGCCGGCATCACCCGCGGCTGGCGCGCTACTGCGGCAAGTCCGTGGGCAGCACGGCGGAAGGGGACGAGCTGGCTCAGGAGACGCTGGTGCGGGTGTGGGAATCGCGCCGCGAGTATCAGCCCCGCGCGCCCTTCGTCGTCTTCATGCTGACGCTGGCCCGCAACCTGTGCCGCAACCGCGTGCGGGACGCGAGCCGGCGCGGGCGCTGGCAGGCAGAGGCTCCCGACGGGGCCCGGGTGGAGAACGTGGCCTCGCCGGCTTCCGCGGACGTGGTGGACCAGCTGCTTGAGCGCGAGCAGCGGCGGCGCGTGCGCGAGGCCCTGCTGGCGCTGCCGGAGAAGTTCCGCGAGGTGCTGCTGCTGCGGTTCGACCAGGAGCTCGACTACGCGGAGATCTCCCGCATCGTCGGGCGCAACGAGTCCACGGTGCGCTCGCGCGTGTTCCATGGGCTGAAGAAGCTCCGCGAAATGGTGCCGGGAGGAAGTCCATGA
- a CDS encoding DUF4215 domain-containing protein, whose product MFCVTLLFSLAACGGDSTPDSDAGTRPDASTGIQDAGFDVDAGADAGTQPEDDAGTDAGTQPEEDAGTDAGIDAGTEDAGTKDAGTEDAGIDAGTEDAGTEPVDAGSPLVCGDGKKEGDEVCDDGNTTSGDGCNASCLVEAGWNCGASGLRCHAAGCGDGIIAAPEECEDGNTANDDGCNATCRLEPGYMCQGVGQRCMQTTCGDGKKEGTEHCDDGNNDLGDGCSPLCQLEPRCVNGICEAVCGDGILTAGESCDDGNTRDFDGCSSTCQIEEGVACVLSEPLSTLMLPIVYRDFRGKDQLNGHIDFQNANGQETGIVQAALGPNGKPVYAKTGTSSLTTHGQANFDQWFHDVVDVNQTVVSTLPLSRTSSPSTLSYLFEDTSFFPLDGKGWVAVGEETTRPDSAGAPHNFSFTSETRFWFEYTGQEQLVFTGDDDVWVFINGKLAIDMGGVHGSMTSTVDLAGRASALGLQPDRIYEVAVFQAERFTTGSSYKLQLSSFLPANQPRRCTSACGNGRLDEGEECDAGPTQGQGGYGQCAPGCLLGIRCGDAVVQFEHGEHCDDGNTVSGDGCDATCKLEL is encoded by the coding sequence ATGTTTTGCGTCACCCTCTTGTTCTCACTCGCTGCCTGTGGAGGTGACTCCACCCCGGATTCCGACGCGGGGACCCGGCCTGATGCTTCGACCGGTATCCAGGACGCCGGTTTCGATGTGGACGCTGGCGCAGATGCCGGGACGCAGCCTGAAGACGACGCCGGCACGGATGCCGGGACGCAGCCCGAGGAGGATGCAGGCACCGACGCGGGCATCGACGCGGGGACCGAGGACGCGGGGACCAAGGATGCGGGGACCGAGGATGCGGGCATCGACGCGGGCACCGAGGACGCGGGCACCGAGCCTGTCGACGCGGGTTCCCCGTTGGTCTGCGGCGACGGGAAGAAGGAGGGCGACGAGGTCTGTGATGACGGGAACACCACGAGCGGCGATGGCTGCAACGCGAGCTGCCTGGTCGAGGCGGGATGGAACTGTGGCGCCAGCGGCCTGAGGTGCCACGCCGCCGGCTGTGGCGACGGCATCATCGCGGCCCCGGAGGAGTGCGAGGACGGCAACACGGCCAATGACGATGGCTGTAACGCCACCTGCCGGCTGGAGCCGGGCTACATGTGCCAAGGCGTGGGTCAGCGGTGCATGCAGACGACCTGCGGCGATGGCAAGAAGGAAGGCACCGAGCATTGCGACGACGGCAACAACGACCTGGGCGATGGGTGCTCGCCGCTGTGTCAGTTGGAGCCCCGCTGCGTGAATGGGATTTGCGAGGCCGTCTGTGGCGACGGCATCCTCACCGCCGGCGAGTCGTGTGATGACGGCAACACGCGCGACTTCGACGGCTGCTCCTCGACCTGTCAAATCGAGGAGGGCGTCGCCTGCGTCCTTTCAGAGCCCTTGTCCACGCTGATGCTCCCCATCGTCTACCGCGACTTCCGGGGGAAGGATCAGCTCAACGGCCACATCGACTTCCAGAACGCGAACGGGCAGGAGACAGGCATCGTCCAGGCCGCCCTGGGCCCGAACGGCAAGCCTGTCTATGCCAAGACAGGCACCTCCTCGCTCACGACGCATGGGCAGGCGAACTTCGACCAATGGTTTCACGACGTGGTGGACGTCAATCAGACCGTCGTTTCCACGCTGCCCCTGTCGCGGACCTCTTCTCCCAGCACTCTCTCCTATCTGTTCGAGGACACGTCCTTCTTCCCACTCGACGGCAAGGGCTGGGTGGCAGTGGGGGAGGAGACGACGCGCCCGGACAGCGCGGGAGCACCGCATAACTTCAGCTTCACCAGTGAGACGCGTTTCTGGTTCGAGTACACGGGCCAGGAGCAACTCGTCTTCACGGGAGACGACGACGTCTGGGTCTTCATCAACGGGAAGCTCGCCATCGACATGGGAGGGGTGCACGGCAGCATGACCTCGACCGTGGACCTCGCGGGCCGGGCGTCCGCGTTGGGCCTCCAGCCAGACCGTATCTATGAGGTCGCCGTGTTCCAGGCGGAGCGCTTCACCACGGGATCGAGCTACAAGCTGCAACTCTCCTCGTTCCTGCCGGCCAACCAGCCCAGGCGGTGCACCTCGGCCTGCGGCAATGGCAGGCTGGACGAGGGCGAGGAGTGCGACGCCGGCCCGACCCAGGGGCAGGGGGGCTATGGGCAATGCGCCCCGGGCTGCCTGCTCGGCATCCGCTGTGGCGACGCGGTCGTGCAGTTCGAGCATGGCGAGCACTGCGACGACGGAAACACCGTCAGCGGCGACGGCTGCGACGCCACCTGCAAGCTGGAGTTGTAG